A window from Thermomonas aquatica encodes these proteins:
- the gltS gene encoding sodium/glutamate symporter, whose protein sequence is MMQLDAVQSLALAGIALFLGYALCRAIPLLGRYNLPPPVIGGLLFALAAWLAHARGTALFVLDTSLQTPLMIAFFTTIGFNASFWLLKISGRQVLVFLLLASGYAVVQNLLGIAVAMGFGLHPLFGVLAGATTLAGGPATGLAFAPLFEQAGVAGAESIAVAAAMAGIVCGGLIGGPVATLLIHRYGLVSSRPSDHSAPTGMGTLEIATEDQREHAALKSIVAILVAMWLGASVSQWISATGATLPAYVGAMLVGALIRNLDDRTHLIGLSVPTTDVIGNVCLALFLSLALMNLKLWELAGLAMPLLVNLGLQALLVSLFCLVVLRAMGRDYDAAVMGGGFIGFMLGTTANAMAVMRTLVERYGAAPRAFLVAPLVGAFFIDFSNALIITGFINLWK, encoded by the coding sequence ATGATGCAACTCGACGCCGTGCAGAGCCTGGCCCTGGCCGGCATCGCCCTGTTCCTGGGCTATGCCCTGTGCCGCGCGATCCCGCTGCTGGGGCGCTACAACCTGCCGCCGCCGGTGATCGGCGGTCTGCTATTCGCGCTGGCGGCATGGCTTGCGCACGCGCGCGGCACCGCGCTGTTCGTGCTGGATACCAGCCTGCAGACGCCGCTGATGATCGCCTTCTTCACCACCATCGGCTTCAACGCCAGTTTCTGGCTGCTCAAGATCAGCGGGCGCCAGGTGCTGGTGTTCCTGTTGCTGGCCAGCGGCTACGCGGTGGTGCAGAACCTGCTGGGGATCGCGGTGGCGATGGGATTCGGCCTGCACCCGCTGTTCGGCGTGCTGGCCGGTGCGACCACCCTGGCCGGCGGGCCGGCGACCGGGCTCGCGTTCGCGCCGCTGTTCGAGCAGGCCGGGGTGGCCGGCGCCGAATCGATCGCGGTGGCCGCGGCGATGGCCGGCATCGTCTGCGGCGGCCTGATCGGCGGGCCGGTGGCGACGCTGCTGATCCATCGCTACGGGCTGGTGTCGTCGCGGCCGTCGGACCATAGCGCGCCCACCGGGATGGGCACGCTGGAAATCGCCACCGAGGACCAGCGCGAGCACGCCGCGCTGAAGAGCATCGTCGCGATCCTGGTCGCGATGTGGCTGGGCGCATCGGTGAGCCAATGGATCTCCGCGACCGGCGCGACCCTGCCGGCCTACGTCGGCGCGATGCTGGTCGGCGCGCTGATCCGCAACCTCGACGACCGCACCCATCTCATCGGCCTGTCGGTGCCCACCACCGACGTGATCGGCAACGTCTGCCTGGCCCTGTTCCTGTCGCTGGCGCTGATGAACCTCAAGCTGTGGGAACTGGCCGGGCTGGCGATGCCGCTGCTGGTCAACCTCGGCCTGCAGGCGCTGCTGGTCTCGCTGTTCTGCCTGGTGGTGTTGCGCGCGATGGGCCGCGACTACGACGCGGCGGTGATGGGCGGCGGCTTCATCGGCTTCATGCTCGGCACCACCGCCAACGCGATGGCGGTGATGCGTACCCTGGTCGAACGCTACGGCGCGGCGCCGCGCGCGTTCCTGGTGGCGCCGCTGGTCGGCGCGTTCTTCATCGACTTCAGCAATGCGCTGATCATCACCGGCTTCATCAACCTCTGGAAATGA
- a CDS encoding NADP-dependent malic enzyme translates to MSDTPGNDDLKQAALDYHSLEPKGKIKVSATKPMVTQRDLALAYSPGVAYACEEIAADPKLASEYTARGNLVAVVTNGTAVLGLGDIGPLAGKPVMEGKGVLFQKFAGIDVFDIEINERDPDKLVDIIASLEPTFGGINLEDIKAPECFIVERKLRERMNIPVFHDDQHGTAIIVGAAVLNALEITGKDIATVKLATSGAGAAGIACLDMLVALGMKPENILAVDRDGVLYTGRGHMDPDKQRYARDTDKRTLADIVAGADIFLGLSAGGVLKPEMVATMAEKPIILALANPYPEILPEDAKQVRPDCIIATGRSDYPNQVNNALCFPYIFRGALDAGATEINEAMKLACVRAIAELARKEASDLGSAYGGEVPKFGPEYLIPRPFDPRLLTMLAPAVAKAAAESGIAERPVADLAAYKEKLGQFIYRTSLMMKPVYERARSDRKRVVYAEGEEYVVLQAVQTVIDEGLAFPILIGRPDVINKRIGKLGLRMREGVDFELTDIGDDPRFEDYWRQYHALTERRGVTPSAARNLMRSRPTLIAALMVERGEADAMITGIVGRFHKKLGYMRSVFDFEQGVTGTAAMTGVINDAGAWFFLDTHVQLDPSAEQIAEATLMASYRLKLFGIEPKVALLSHSNYGSHQDASALKMRRAYEIIRQRQPKLEVDGEMMADTAWDEALRQRIFPNTRLKGRANLLVMPNLDAANIGYNLIRVATGGVAIGPILMGLDQPAHILTPSSSSRRIVNMSAIVAVEAQIRAEMRGEKKTSG, encoded by the coding sequence ATGTCCGATACCCCCGGCAACGACGACCTGAAACAGGCCGCCCTCGACTATCACTCGCTGGAGCCGAAGGGCAAGATCAAGGTCAGCGCGACCAAGCCGATGGTGACCCAGCGCGACCTGGCGCTGGCCTATTCGCCGGGCGTGGCCTACGCCTGCGAGGAAATCGCCGCCGATCCCAAGCTGGCCAGCGAATACACCGCGCGCGGCAACCTGGTCGCGGTGGTCACCAACGGCACCGCCGTGCTCGGGCTGGGCGACATCGGCCCGCTGGCCGGCAAACCGGTGATGGAAGGCAAGGGCGTGCTGTTCCAGAAGTTCGCCGGCATCGACGTGTTCGACATCGAGATCAACGAGCGCGACCCCGACAAGCTGGTCGACATCATCGCCTCGCTGGAACCGACCTTCGGCGGCATCAACCTGGAAGACATCAAGGCGCCGGAATGCTTCATCGTCGAGCGCAAGCTGCGCGAGCGGATGAACATCCCGGTGTTCCACGACGACCAGCACGGCACCGCGATCATCGTCGGCGCCGCGGTGCTCAACGCGCTGGAGATCACCGGCAAGGACATCGCCACGGTCAAGCTGGCCACCTCCGGCGCGGGCGCGGCCGGCATCGCCTGCCTCGACATGCTGGTGGCGCTGGGCATGAAGCCGGAGAACATCCTGGCGGTGGACCGCGACGGCGTGCTGTACACCGGCCGCGGCCACATGGACCCGGACAAGCAGCGCTACGCGCGCGACACCGACAAGCGCACGCTGGCCGACATCGTCGCCGGCGCCGACATCTTCCTGGGCCTGTCCGCCGGCGGCGTGCTGAAGCCGGAGATGGTGGCGACAATGGCGGAGAAACCCATCATCCTCGCCCTGGCCAATCCGTATCCCGAAATCCTGCCGGAAGACGCGAAGCAGGTGCGCCCGGACTGCATCATCGCCACCGGCCGTTCGGACTACCCGAACCAGGTCAACAACGCGCTGTGCTTCCCCTACATCTTCCGCGGCGCGCTGGATGCCGGTGCGACGGAAATCAACGAAGCGATGAAGCTGGCCTGCGTGCGCGCCATCGCCGAACTCGCGCGCAAGGAAGCCTCCGACCTCGGCAGCGCCTACGGCGGCGAAGTGCCGAAGTTCGGCCCGGAGTACCTGATCCCGCGCCCGTTCGACCCGCGCCTGTTGACCATGCTGGCGCCGGCGGTGGCGAAGGCGGCGGCGGAGTCCGGCATCGCCGAGCGCCCGGTCGCCGACCTCGCGGCCTACAAGGAAAAACTCGGCCAGTTCATCTATCGCACCAGCCTGATGATGAAGCCGGTGTACGAGCGCGCGCGCAGCGACCGCAAGCGCGTGGTTTACGCCGAGGGCGAGGAATACGTGGTGCTGCAGGCGGTGCAGACGGTGATCGACGAAGGCCTGGCCTTCCCGATCCTGATCGGCCGGCCGGACGTGATCAACAAGCGCATCGGCAAGCTCGGCCTGCGCATGCGCGAGGGCGTCGATTTCGAACTGACCGACATCGGCGACGATCCGCGCTTCGAGGACTACTGGCGCCAGTACCACGCGCTGACCGAGCGCCGCGGCGTCACCCCGAGCGCGGCGCGCAACCTGATGCGCTCGCGGCCGACCCTGATCGCCGCGCTGATGGTGGAGCGCGGCGAGGCGGACGCGATGATCACCGGGATCGTCGGGCGCTTCCACAAGAAGCTGGGCTACATGCGCAGCGTGTTCGACTTCGAGCAGGGCGTCACCGGCACCGCGGCGATGACCGGCGTGATCAACGATGCCGGCGCCTGGTTCTTCCTCGACACCCATGTGCAGCTCGACCCGAGCGCGGAGCAGATCGCCGAGGCCACCCTGATGGCCAGCTACCGGCTCAAGCTGTTCGGCATCGAGCCGAAGGTGGCGCTGCTCTCGCATTCCAACTACGGCAGTCACCAGGACGCCAGCGCGCTGAAGATGCGCCGCGCCTACGAGATCATCCGCCAGCGCCAGCCGAAGCTGGAGGTCGACGGCGAGATGATGGCGGACACCGCCTGGGACGAGGCGCTGCGCCAGCGCATCTTCCCCAACACCCGGCTCAAGGGCCGCGCCAACCTGCTGGTGATGCCGAACCTGGACGCCGCCAACATCGGCTACAACCTGATCCGCGTGGCCACCGGCGGCGTCGCCATCGGCCCGATCCTGATGGGCCTGGACCAGCCGGCGCACATCCTGACCCCGTCGTCCTCGTCGCGGCGGATCGTCAACATGAGCGCGATCGTGGCGGTGGAAGCGCAGATCCGCGCGGAAATGCGCGGCGAAAAGAAAACATCCGGGTAA
- the aceE gene encoding pyruvate dehydrogenase (acetyl-transferring), homodimeric type — MNWLNEMLQNDPDPQESREWIESLKAVIDHDGAGRAHQLLEGMVELTRRAGAHLPFAPTTEYINTIPTHLEPAFPGDPTMEWRIRSMIRWNAMAMVVRANRKPGDLGGHIASFASSATLYDVGFNHFWRAPSADHPGDLLYIQGHSSPGIYARAFLEGRISESQLDNFRMEVDGRGISSYPHPWLMPDFWQTPTVSMGLGPLAAIYQARSWKYLEARGLMPKTDRKVWCFLGDGETDEPESLGAIGVAGREGLDNLVFVINCNLQRLDGPVRGNGKIIQELEGAFRGHGWNVIKTIWGGYWDPLLAKDTQGILRKVMMETVDGEYQNCKAFGGAYTREHFFGKTPETLAMVANMSDDDIWRLNRGGHDPHKVYAAYDAAVKTVGQPTVILAKTVKGYGMGTAGEALNPTHQTKKLDDDAVRAFRDRFKLPIDDAQFKDGNVPFFRPDEKSPEMEYMRERRAQKGGYLPQRRRKATQSLEVPPLATFERLLKSTGEREISTTMAFVQMFNIILRDKQVGPRCVPIVADEARTFGMEGLFRQLGIYAPQGQKYKPVDADQLMFYREDAAGQVLEEGITEAGAFSSWLALATSYSTNDLPMLPFYIYYSMFGFQRVGDSAWQAGDMRARGFMLGGTAGRTTLNGEGLQHEDGQSHIQSSFIPNVRSYDPTFAYEVVTVVQHGMQRMLAEQQDEYFYITLMNENYSHPEMPEGSAEGIIKGMYLLKDAGKARKGELRVQLLGSGTILREVIAAADLLDADFGIKADLWSCPSFTELARDGVDAERWNRFHPEAKAPRKAWVTQQLEGRSGPAIAATDYVRTFANQIREYVPMRYSVLGTDGYGRSDTRANLRRHFEVDRFHVAHAAVAALAADGKLTAKDVARAIKLYKLDAEKQNPLLA; from the coding sequence ATGAACTGGCTCAACGAAATGCTGCAGAACGATCCCGACCCGCAGGAATCGCGGGAATGGATCGAATCGCTGAAGGCGGTCATCGACCACGACGGCGCCGGCCGCGCGCACCAGCTGCTGGAAGGCATGGTCGAGCTGACCCGCCGCGCCGGCGCGCACCTGCCGTTCGCGCCCACCACCGAATACATCAACACCATCCCCACCCACCTGGAACCGGCGTTCCCGGGCGATCCCACCATGGAATGGCGGATCCGCTCGATGATCCGCTGGAACGCGATGGCGATGGTGGTGCGCGCCAACCGCAAGCCCGGCGACCTGGGCGGGCACATCGCCAGCTTCGCCTCCTCGGCGACCCTGTACGACGTTGGCTTCAACCACTTCTGGCGCGCCCCCAGTGCCGATCACCCGGGTGATTTGCTGTACATCCAGGGCCACAGCTCGCCGGGCATCTACGCGCGCGCCTTCCTTGAGGGCCGGATCAGCGAATCGCAGCTCGACAACTTCCGCATGGAAGTCGACGGCCGCGGCATTTCCTCCTACCCGCACCCGTGGCTGATGCCGGATTTCTGGCAGACCCCGACGGTGTCGATGGGCCTGGGCCCGCTGGCCGCGATCTACCAGGCGCGCAGCTGGAAGTACCTGGAGGCGCGCGGGCTGATGCCGAAGACCGACCGCAAGGTGTGGTGCTTCCTCGGCGATGGCGAGACCGACGAACCCGAATCGCTGGGCGCGATCGGCGTGGCCGGCCGCGAGGGCCTGGACAACCTGGTGTTCGTCATCAACTGCAACCTGCAGCGCCTGGACGGCCCGGTGCGCGGCAACGGCAAGATCATCCAGGAACTGGAAGGCGCGTTCCGCGGCCACGGCTGGAACGTGATCAAGACCATCTGGGGCGGCTACTGGGATCCGCTGCTGGCCAAGGACACGCAGGGCATCCTGCGCAAGGTCATGATGGAAACCGTCGACGGCGAATACCAGAACTGCAAGGCCTTCGGCGGCGCGTACACCCGCGAGCATTTCTTCGGCAAGACCCCGGAAACGCTGGCGATGGTCGCCAACATGAGCGACGACGACATCTGGCGCCTCAACCGCGGCGGCCACGACCCGCACAAGGTGTACGCGGCCTACGACGCGGCGGTGAAGACCGTCGGCCAGCCGACCGTGATCCTCGCCAAGACGGTGAAGGGCTACGGCATGGGCACCGCCGGCGAGGCCTTGAACCCCACCCACCAGACCAAGAAACTGGACGACGACGCGGTGCGCGCGTTCCGCGACCGCTTCAAGCTGCCGATCGACGACGCCCAGTTCAAGGACGGCAACGTGCCGTTCTTCCGCCCGGACGAGAAGTCGCCGGAAATGGAATACATGCGCGAACGCCGCGCGCAGAAGGGCGGCTACCTGCCGCAGCGCCGGCGCAAGGCCACGCAATCGCTGGAAGTGCCGCCGCTGGCCACCTTCGAGCGCCTGCTGAAGTCCACCGGCGAGCGCGAGATCAGCACCACCATGGCCTTCGTGCAGATGTTCAACATCATCCTGCGCGACAAGCAGGTCGGCCCGCGCTGCGTGCCGATCGTCGCCGACGAGGCGCGCACCTTCGGCATGGAAGGCCTGTTCCGCCAGCTCGGCATCTACGCCCCGCAGGGCCAGAAGTACAAGCCGGTGGACGCCGACCAGCTGATGTTCTACCGCGAGGACGCGGCCGGGCAGGTGCTGGAGGAAGGCATCACCGAGGCCGGCGCGTTCTCCAGCTGGCTGGCGCTGGCGACCAGCTACAGCACCAACGACCTGCCGATGCTGCCGTTCTACATCTACTACTCGATGTTCGGCTTCCAGCGCGTCGGCGATTCGGCCTGGCAGGCCGGCGACATGCGCGCGCGCGGCTTCATGCTCGGCGGCACCGCCGGCCGCACCACCCTCAACGGCGAAGGCCTGCAGCACGAGGACGGCCAGTCGCACATCCAGAGCAGCTTCATCCCGAACGTGCGCAGCTACGACCCGACCTTCGCCTACGAAGTGGTCACCGTGGTCCAGCACGGCATGCAGCGGATGCTGGCCGAGCAGCAGGACGAGTACTTCTACATCACCCTGATGAACGAGAACTACAGCCATCCGGAGATGCCGGAAGGCAGCGCGGAGGGGATCATCAAGGGCATGTACCTGCTGAAGGACGCCGGCAAGGCCAGGAAGGGCGAGCTGCGCGTGCAGCTGCTGGGCAGCGGCACCATCCTGCGCGAGGTGATCGCCGCCGCCGACCTGCTGGATGCCGACTTCGGCATCAAGGCCGACCTCTGGTCCTGCCCCAGCTTCACCGAACTGGCCCGCGACGGCGTCGATGCCGAACGCTGGAACAGGTTCCACCCGGAAGCCAAGGCCCCGCGCAAGGCATGGGTCACCCAGCAACTGGAAGGCCGCAGCGGCCCGGCCATCGCCGCCACCGACTACGTCCGCACCTTCGCCAACCAGATCCGCGAATACGTGCCGATGCGCTACAGCGTGCTCGGCACCGACGGCTACGGCCGCAGCGATACCCGCGCGAACCTGCGCCGGCATTTCGAGGTGGATCGCTTCCATGTCGCGCATGCGGCGGTGGCGGCGCTGGCGGCGGATGGCAAGCTGACCGCCAAGGACGTGGCGCGGGCGATCAAGCTATACAAGCTGGATGCGGAGAAGCAGAACCCGCTGTTGGCTTGA
- a CDS encoding DUF2075 domain-containing protein: MQSDKAESIVCRWLYGARFEEFVRQSSDEILGEMARRAGGDLELTQNNAWQEQIEILKALKLADLEQSSAKIYFEYTIPRLGRRVDVILIVGHVLFVVEFKAGESQFNVSALDQVWDYALDLKNFHDASHSICIAPVLVATKAKSQTIELHYTLHDDDLVRPIRANADDLQEVVAQTLTFLKAPRIDISNWESGRYLPTPTIVEAARALYAGHSVEAISRSDAGAQNLSATSKAIDQIIEDARSSGKKAICFVTGVPGAGKTLVGLDVANRHLDKDSATYSVFLSGNGPLVAVLREALARDTVARASIQGMTIRKGEARQKIATFIQNVHHFRDDCLADEGAPPEHVVLFDEAQRAWTLEQTTNFMARKKNRPGFNQSEPEFLISCVNRHQDWAVVVCLVGGGQEINTGEAGISEWLDAVLKRFRDWEVHLSPSLTESEYRSDDSLKKVLALPTTKRNHDLHLATSMRSFRAESLSKFVREVLDIEQEAAKRTLAQVVARYPIKITRNLGIAKQWLRDQARGSERYGIVVSSQAQRLKPHAIDVRVKTDPVKWFLDGKEDTRSSYYLEDVATEFQVQGLELDWACVVWDGDLRFNGTSWSHHEFKGTRWNRIKKLERQIYLKNAYRVLLTRARQGMVLVVPNGSDEDPTRAASFYDPTFEYFKSIGLQELP; the protein is encoded by the coding sequence ATGCAAAGCGATAAAGCGGAATCAATCGTATGTCGCTGGCTTTATGGTGCGCGATTCGAGGAGTTTGTCCGGCAGAGCAGCGACGAGATTCTTGGTGAGATGGCTCGCCGAGCAGGCGGAGATCTCGAACTCACGCAGAACAACGCTTGGCAAGAACAAATTGAAATTCTTAAGGCACTCAAACTTGCGGATTTAGAACAATCTTCCGCCAAAATCTACTTCGAATACACGATTCCTCGTCTGGGTCGACGGGTAGATGTGATTCTTATCGTCGGGCACGTTCTCTTCGTTGTTGAATTCAAAGCCGGCGAGTCCCAGTTCAATGTTTCCGCACTTGACCAAGTTTGGGACTACGCGCTTGACCTTAAAAATTTCCACGACGCGAGCCATAGCATCTGCATCGCGCCTGTGCTGGTGGCCACCAAGGCCAAATCTCAAACGATTGAACTGCATTACACATTGCACGACGATGATCTTGTTCGTCCGATTCGAGCCAATGCGGATGACTTGCAGGAAGTCGTCGCGCAGACTCTAACTTTCCTGAAAGCACCACGCATTGACATTTCCAACTGGGAAAGCGGTCGCTACTTGCCAACACCAACAATCGTTGAAGCAGCCCGCGCTTTGTACGCCGGCCATTCGGTTGAAGCGATCTCTCGAAGTGATGCCGGCGCGCAGAACCTATCTGCCACATCGAAAGCCATTGATCAGATTATTGAGGACGCACGCAGCTCGGGGAAGAAGGCCATCTGCTTCGTGACAGGCGTACCGGGGGCCGGCAAGACGCTTGTAGGGCTCGACGTGGCTAACCGACACCTCGACAAAGACAGCGCAACCTACAGCGTCTTCTTATCTGGCAACGGCCCGCTAGTTGCCGTACTGCGAGAAGCCTTGGCACGAGACACCGTTGCACGAGCCTCTATCCAAGGCATGACTATCAGAAAAGGTGAAGCACGCCAGAAGATCGCGACCTTCATCCAGAACGTTCACCACTTTCGCGATGACTGCCTTGCAGATGAAGGAGCTCCACCAGAGCACGTTGTCCTATTCGATGAAGCACAGCGCGCATGGACGCTGGAGCAAACGACCAACTTCATGGCGCGAAAGAAGAACCGACCGGGCTTCAATCAATCCGAACCGGAGTTCCTGATTTCCTGCGTCAATCGCCACCAAGATTGGGCCGTTGTTGTTTGCCTCGTTGGCGGCGGACAGGAGATCAATACCGGCGAGGCCGGTATCAGCGAATGGCTGGATGCAGTTCTCAAACGATTCAGAGACTGGGAGGTGCATTTATCGCCTAGCCTCACGGAATCCGAGTATCGAAGCGACGATTCACTCAAGAAAGTGCTCGCACTGCCCACAACCAAGCGCAACCACGACCTACACCTTGCGACATCGATGCGCTCCTTCCGCGCCGAATCGCTCAGCAAATTTGTCCGTGAAGTCTTGGATATTGAGCAAGAAGCTGCAAAACGAACTCTTGCACAAGTCGTCGCACGTTATCCAATCAAGATCACCCGTAACCTCGGCATTGCGAAGCAATGGCTACGCGACCAAGCGCGTGGCTCTGAACGCTACGGCATCGTGGTGTCTTCGCAAGCACAACGACTCAAGCCACACGCGATTGATGTTCGCGTCAAGACCGACCCGGTCAAATGGTTTCTGGATGGCAAGGAAGACACCCGATCCTCCTACTACCTCGAAGACGTTGCCACCGAATTCCAAGTGCAAGGACTTGAGCTGGACTGGGCTTGCGTGGTGTGGGACGGCGATCTTCGCTTCAACGGAACTAGCTGGTCCCACCACGAGTTCAAAGGCACTCGCTGGAATCGAATCAAAAAACTCGAACGTCAGATCTATCTGAAAAATGCCTACCGGGTTCTGTTGACGCGTGCGCGCCAAGGCATGGTTCTCGTTGTGCCAAATGGCAGCGATGAAGATCCAACTCGCGCTGCGAGTTTCTACGACCCAACATTCGAATACTTCAAATCAATTGGACTGCAGGAACTGCCATGA
- a CDS encoding serine hydrolase domain-containing protein codes for MRRFAVLLALLSCLGIAHAAEAQAASPTARVRVTFDRDGITSTQTSGYANPASKRAIGIDDPVRIASISKLVLAIGVMRLVEQGKLDLDADVSKTLGWTLRNPNFPNKKITLRLLLSHTASLTDGAGYWQVPLDGEFRKLLDDPKAWDAQHAPGTYWRYANVGFPLIGAVMERSTGERLDLLMQRLVIKPLGLHACYGWPTCDDATAARAVVLYGEGKPQVDDNQGKKPACGITKASDGSCDLSKWRAGAAPNVFGPQGGLRISASDLSKIGRLLLGDGEVDGVRLLTPASVRAMIGPQWSWKDGNGLTLEEDDPIRTKGGFTCRYGLAVHTLATGLPDCGDDPFGDGVQRIGHSGNAYGLLAGLWVDRKAGTGVVYFSTGNDKPEAGERSAFSRVEEQSAAGW; via the coding sequence ATGCGTCGATTCGCCGTCCTGCTCGCCCTGCTGTCCTGCCTCGGCATCGCCCACGCCGCCGAAGCGCAGGCGGCTTCGCCCACGGCCCGCGTGCGCGTGACCTTCGACCGCGACGGCATCACCAGCACGCAAACCTCCGGCTATGCCAATCCCGCGAGCAAGCGCGCGATCGGCATCGACGATCCGGTGCGGATCGCCTCGATCAGCAAGCTGGTGCTGGCGATCGGGGTGATGCGGCTGGTCGAACAAGGCAAGCTCGACCTCGATGCCGATGTCTCGAAGACGCTGGGCTGGACGCTGCGCAATCCGAACTTTCCGAACAAGAAGATCACCCTGCGCCTGCTGCTCTCGCACACCGCCAGCCTGACCGATGGCGCCGGCTACTGGCAGGTGCCGCTGGACGGCGAATTCCGCAAGCTGCTCGACGACCCGAAGGCCTGGGACGCGCAGCACGCGCCCGGCACCTACTGGCGCTACGCGAATGTCGGCTTCCCGCTGATCGGCGCGGTGATGGAGCGCAGCACCGGCGAACGCCTCGACCTGCTGATGCAGCGGCTGGTGATCAAGCCGCTGGGCCTGCACGCCTGCTACGGCTGGCCGACCTGCGACGATGCCACCGCCGCGCGCGCGGTGGTGCTGTACGGCGAAGGCAAGCCGCAAGTCGACGACAACCAGGGCAAGAAGCCGGCCTGCGGCATCACCAAGGCCAGCGACGGCAGTTGCGACCTGAGCAAATGGCGCGCCGGCGCCGCGCCCAACGTGTTCGGCCCGCAAGGCGGCCTGCGCATTTCCGCCAGCGACCTGTCGAAGATCGGCCGCCTGTTGCTGGGCGATGGCGAAGTCGATGGCGTGCGTCTGCTCACGCCGGCATCGGTACGCGCGATGATCGGCCCGCAATGGAGCTGGAAGGACGGCAACGGCCTGACCCTCGAGGAAGACGATCCGATCCGCACCAAGGGCGGCTTCACCTGCCGCTACGGCCTGGCCGTGCACACCCTGGCCACCGGCCTGCCCGACTGCGGCGACGATCCCTTCGGCGACGGCGTGCAGCGCATCGGCCACAGCGGCAATGCGTATGGGTTGCTGGCGGGGTTGTGGGTGGATCGGAAGGCCGGCACCGGGGTGGTGTATTTCAGCACCGGCAACGACAAGCCGGAGGCGGGGGAGCGGTCGGCGTTTAGTCGGGTTGAGGAGCAGAGCGCGGCGGGTTGGTGA
- a CDS encoding DNA-3-methyladenine glycosylase I: protein MPKPAAGLQRCFWSDGSELYDGYHDREWGRPVTDDIRLFEKISLEGFQAGLSWITILKKREAFRAGFDGFDFRKVAKYSEADVQRLLADAGIVRHRGKIEAVINNAGRAIELQREFGTLARYFWRYEVDVSKRPNKLTVEVLRGFTTAPEAIALSKDLKKRGWKFVGPTTMYAFMQAMGLVNDHQHDCFARTEVDALRKALPRP, encoded by the coding sequence ATGCCGAAACCGGCCGCCGGGTTGCAACGCTGTTTCTGGAGCGACGGCTCCGAGCTCTACGACGGCTACCACGACCGCGAATGGGGCCGCCCGGTCACCGACGACATCCGCCTGTTCGAGAAGATCAGCCTGGAAGGCTTCCAGGCCGGGCTGAGCTGGATCACCATCCTGAAGAAGCGCGAGGCGTTCCGCGCCGGCTTCGACGGCTTCGATTTCCGCAAGGTCGCGAAGTATTCGGAAGCCGACGTGCAACGCCTGCTGGCCGATGCCGGCATCGTCCGCCATCGCGGCAAGATCGAAGCGGTCATCAACAACGCCGGCCGCGCGATCGAACTGCAGCGCGAGTTCGGTACGCTGGCCCGCTACTTCTGGCGATACGAAGTCGACGTCTCCAAGCGTCCGAACAAGCTCACCGTCGAGGTGCTGCGCGGCTTCACCACCGCGCCGGAAGCGATCGCCCTGTCGAAGGACCTGAAGAAGCGCGGCTGGAAGTTCGTCGGCCCGACCACGATGTACGCCTTCATGCAGGCGATGGGCCTGGTCAACGACCACCAGCACGACTGTTTCGCGCGCACCGAGGTCGACGCCCTGCGCAAGGCCCTGCCCCGGCCCTGA